The nucleotide window GTAGTTGCAGTCGGGTGCGTTGACGCCGTACTCCGGCGAGAACGTCGGCGGCAGGTGCAGCTTCCCGTCCGGGCCGGGCGCAAGGAAGTGCAGGTAGTAGTTGATCGCCTTGCGCAGCAGGGGAACCAGCGTGCCCTGCAGCAGCTTGCGGTCCATGGTGTGCCGGTAGGACAACCACACGTTGTGCAGCGCCCACGTCAGGTTGCCGACCTCCGGCGTCGGCGTGTCCTGCCCGGGGATGCCGACCGGGAAGCCGCTGGTCGTGTTCGAGACGCCGTTGAGCAGCGTCATGTCCGTCGTCCGCGGAATACCGGCGGAGTCGGGCTGATAAGGAGAAGCGACCTGCGACGTCAGGTTGGCCCGGTACTTGTCCAGGGCGTAGCTGACCGCGTCCAGCTCCAGGTGGTTCGAGCCGTGGATCAGCCAGTACTCGAGCTGGACGTTGAGGTTCCACCACGTCGCCGGCCACGGCGTGTTCTCGAGCCACGGCCCGGACGTCGCCATCACCGGCGCCTCGCGCCGCGCCGCCGACGCGACCTTGTACAGCTGGATCCAGTAGAAGCTCTGGAGGCGGGTGTCCGGAATGGACAGGAAGCTCTGCCGGTAGTAGCCGTGCCACCAGCGCCGGTGGTCCGGGGTGAGCGCGGCGAACTCCCGCGCCCGGACCGTGCCCAGCGCCCGCGTCACCGCCGTCTTCTCCGGGTGCGACCAGGCCACGGAAGTGTACAGCGTCCGCGTGGCGCCGCGCGTGACCTCCCGCCACGCCGTCACGTGCTCGCCGCCGGCCAGCAGCGGCTGGACGGCCAGCCGCGTGTCACCGCTGGTCGACAGCTGCACCGGCGGGTTCGCGGTGTACCCGGCGGGCGGCGGCTTGTTCCACACCGGGTCGGCGCGCGGGCTGACCGCGACCGCCGGGTGGAACACCCACGCGAACCCGCGTTCCCCCTCGGAGGGCCGGACCTCGACCGCGAGCAGTGACTGTCCGGTGTGGACGATCGCGCGCAGGCTCAGGCTGCCCGCCGCCGTCGTGATCGTGCCGCTGAGCTCGGCGTTCCACAGGTCCAGCCGCCAGTCGACCGCGGTGATCGCGCCGACCGGTTCGAGCGTGAAGTACCCGATCGGCAGCCGGGCCAGTCCGAACAGCGAACCGAACTCCGGCCGGTGGTCCTGGACCTGGCTGTGCTGGACGTTGAACCGGATCGCGTTGCGCCCCGGCTCGGCGTAGATGCCGGAGCCGAGGAACCCGTTGCCCAGGAACGGGCCCTCGTACCAGGTCTTCGGCAGCCGCCGCCAGACCAGGTCCGCGGTGCCCAGGAACCCGGCCCAGCCGAAGTCGTCGCCGCCCGCTTCGGCGGACGCGGGGGTCAGGCCGGCCGTGGCCAGCCCGGCGAGCGCGCCGCCGAGCACGGTTCTGCGGGTGATGTCCATTCGACCTCCTCGTCGAAAGCTCCGGTTCAGCTCGGCAGGCCCCACGCCGGCGCGGGACCGAGCGCGGGGACGTCCCGCAGCGCGAAGTCCGCCCGGCCGCCCCGCGGGGTGACGACGGCGGTGCCGCCACGCCGCAGCCCGATCGCGATCCGCCCGGGCCCGGCCGCGCGCCACGGCAGCCGACGGCCGTGCTCGTCGCGGACGTCGACGTCCCCGGCGACGCCGTGTTGCAGCAACAGGGGCTCGCCGGCCTCGCTGTGCACGCGGACGAACTCGGTCGTGCCGCCGCGACGGGAGGCGTCCACGAGGAACGCGCCTTCCGCGCGCAGCCCGGCGATCGAGGCGTCGCGCCAGGTCGCCGACACCGACGGGAAGACCTTGAGCACGCCGCCGGAGCCCTGCATCAGCATGTCCACCACGGACTGGGCCGCGGTGATCGGGCTCTCGATCGCGAAGTTGGAGCCCTCGCGGTACATCGTGTTGGCGGTCAGCTCGGTGTCGGCGACGACGTTCCGGTCGAGGAAGAACTTCAGGTACCGCAACGCTTCTTCGGGCGCGTCCATCACCGAGTTCATCGACGACGCGGCCGCGTAGCTGTAGCCGTGCCACGCCGTCTGGTCGGCGGCCCAGTGGGTGAAGGTGCGGGTCATGACGTCCCGGTCGCCGGGTGCGTCCCAGACCTTCTCCCGCAGCGGGTACAGCCACAACAGGTGCGAGAAGTGCCGGTGCGACGCGGCGAGGGGGACGCCGTCGCCGATCAGCACGCCGTTCGCGGGATCCTCGTGGTATGGAACGAGTTTCGCGCTGATTTCCCGCCAGATCGGCACCCGCGGTTCGTCCAGGCGGAGGATCCGGGCGGTGTCGACGAGCGTGCGGGCCGCCCACCGGATCAGCGACAGGTCGTAGGTGCAGTCCGGCGCGTCGGCGTACTCCGGCGACCGGGTCAGCGGCAGGTGCAGGGCCCCGTCCGGGCCGGTGAACAGGAAGTGGCGGTAGAAGTTCAGCGCCTTGGCCAGCGTCGGGTACAGGACGTCGCGCAGCACGCGCTTGTCCATGTGGTGACGGTAGGCCAGCCAGACGTTGTGCAGGCCCCACAACAGGTTCCCGGTCTGGTCGGTCTTGGACGTCGTCCCCGGGACACCCACCGAGCGCGTGCCGCCGGGGCGCAGCCGCCAGTCGCCCGGGTGCGACAGGGCGTAGGTGTCGCCGTCGCGGTACGCGGGCGGGACGGACACCTCGAGGTTCGCGTGGTCGCGCCGGAAGGTCTCGGTGACGGCGTCGAGTTCGGGGTGGTTGGTGCTGTTGACGATCGGGTAGGTGACCTGGACGTTGAGGTTCCACCAGACGGCAGTCCAGCTGTTGCCGACCTCGGGGAACCACGGCCCCCATTCGGACACGACCGGCCCGTCCGCGCGGGTGGCGGCGGCGATCTTGTACAGCTGGATCCAGTAGAAGCGCTGCACCTGCTTGTCGGGCACGGAGACGAAGCTGCGCCGGTGGTAGTCGTTCCACCAGCGGCGGTGCCGGGCCAGCAGCGCGTCCGGGTTCGTGGCAAGCGCTTTCCGCACCGCGTTGCGCGCGTCGGAGGTGTGCGTGGTGCCCGGAAAGCTGTAGGCGACGGTGGCGGCGAACAGCCGTCGCGTGCCGATGGCGCGTTCCTGCCACGCGGTGGTGTACCCGCCACCGGCGAGCATGGGCTGCGCGCAGTAGCCGTCACCGGTCTCGGGCGCCGGGTTGGCAACGTACTCGGGCGGCTTGCGGACGGTCCGGGTGGTGGCGGATTCGAGCGGCTGGAACCCCCAGGCGGCTTGCGTTTCCCCCGCGCTCGGCGTCAGCGAGACGAGCAGGACACCGAGGTCGTTGTGCACGACGGCGGAGAAGGCGACCGAGCCCTGCGTGGTGGTGATGGTGCCACCGAGCTCGGCGTTGTAGAGGTCGAGCGTCCAGTCGACGGCGGTGATCGCGCCGGCCAGGGTGAGCGTCAGGTAGCCGATGGGCAGGCGGGACAGCCCGATGCCGGCTTCCCACTGGATGCGCTGGTCCTGCACCTGGGTGTGGCTCAGCATGAACTTGAGGGTTTCCGGCGTTTTGCCGGCGTAGACCTGGACGCCGAGGTAGCCGTTGGCGAGGAACGGACCGTCCCGCCAGCTCTTCGGCAGCCGCCGCCAGAGCATCCGAGCGTCTTGGGCGACCTCGCGGTGCGGCTTGGCGTTCGCGAGCGCGGGCGGGGCGGCTTGGGACCACAAACCCCCGAAGGCGGCGGCCCCGGCCAGGACCGAGGCAGAGCGAAGCACCGTCCGCCTGGACACAGAGTCCATGAAGCATCCTCCGAATTCATACTACGTTTCGGCGAGATCATGCGGCGGCGTCCGGCCATACTTGCAGAGGGCAGCCCAAAATGCCAGGGATGTTCACCCGGACAGCGGCAGAGACATCGGATGAATCAGGGAAGCGGCGGCAGCGCCGGTGTGTGCAGCCACCGAGTGAAGAACGCCCCCAGCGGCCGCCCGGCCTGCACCTCCGCGGCCGCCACGAACAGATCTGTCGTGACCAGCCCGTGCCGGTGCTCCCCCGCCCACGACTTCAGCAACGCGAAGAACGCCCGATCCCCGAGTTCCGCCCGCAGCGCGTGCAGCGTCAACCCACCACGCTTGTACACCCGCTCGTCGAACATCCGGGCCACCCCGGGGTCGGCGATCCGCACGTCCGCCGGCTTGGCCTTGATCCGCGCGTGCCAGCTCGCAGCCAGCGCGGACGCCGACGGCCCGCCGATCTCCTCCGACCACAGCCACTCCGCGTACGTTGCGAAGCCCTCGTTCAGCCAGATGTGGCGCCAGTCCGCCACCGTCAGGCTGTTGCCGAACCACTGGTGGGCCAGTTCGTGCAGCACGAGCCGCTCGTGGGTGCGGCGGCCGTCGACGTGGTTGGCGCCGAAAATCGCCATGCCCTGGGCCTCGATCGGGTCGTCGAGGTCGTCGTCCGTCACGACGATGGCGTACTCGGCGAACGGGTACGGGCCGAACAGGCGTTGCAGGAACTCCATCATCCGGCCCTGCCGGCCGAAATCCCGCTCGAACGCGCGGCGCAGCCGCGGGGGCACCGCCGCGTGCTGGGGCACGGTCGGCGTGACCGACTCGACGCGGCCCTGCCCGAAGCCGAGGCTCAGCAGGCGCGAACCCAGGCCGGTGGGCGAGCCCCAGCCGCGGCCGGTCAGCTCGATGTCGTCGTAGCGGCCGATCTGGACGCTCATCAGGTACGTCGCCGTCGGTTCCGGGCGCTCGAACACCCAGCGCGTCGTGCTCGCCGACGTCGAGCGCTCGACCAGGGTGCCGGTGACCGCGACCAGGTACGGCGACGCCGTCGTCACGCTCACCCGGTACGCCGCCTTGTCCGACGGGTGGTCGTTGCACGGGAACCACGACGGCGCCCCGACCGGCTGGCTGGCCACCAGCGCGCCGTCGGTCAGCTCGTCCCAGCCGACGTCACCCCAGCGGCTGCCCACCGGGCGCGGGTTGCCGACGTAGTGCACCTCGACGGTGAACGCCGCGCCCGCCGGGATCGACTTCGCCGGCTTGACGTGCAGCTTCACCCCGCGCTTGAGGTACTTGGCGGCCTTGCCGTCGACCAGCACCCGGTTGATCCGGAACTCGCCGAAGTCGAGGCTGACGCGGGAAAGCGCCTGTGTCGCCTCCGCGGTGATCACCGCCGACGCCGAAAGCCGGTTCGGCGCGACCTTGTAGTCGAGAGTCAGGTCGTAGTGCCGGGTCCGGTAGCCGCCGTTGCCGTGCGCGGGCAGGTAGGGGTCGCCGGAGGTGTCCGCGCCGGGAGCGGGAGCCTTCGAAATCACCCGTGGCGAACCTTTCGTCGTGCGTGCTGGAACCAGGCTCGCACGGACGGGTGAGTCCGGCGCGCCTGGTCCTGCTTTCGTTACTTACCGGGCCACGCGGAGATCGGGTTGCCCAGCCAGCGGGTGTCGGCGGGCACCTCGTCGCCGCGGGTCACCAGCGAGCCGGGGCCGACCGTCGTGCGCGCGCCGATGCCCGCGCCCGGCAGCACGATGCCGTGCGGGCCGAGCGTCGCGCCCTCGCCGAGGGTCACCCGCGACATGCTCATGATCCGGTCGTGGAACAGGTGCGTCTGCACGACGCAGCCGCGGTTGATCGTCGCGCCGTCGCCCAGCGACACCAGGTCCGCTTCGGGCAGCCAGTACGTCTCCAGCCAGACTCCGCGGCCGATCTTGACGCCCATCGTGCGCAGCCACGCGGTCAGCAGCGGGGTGCCGCCGATCGAGCCGATCAGCCACGGCACCGCGAGGGCCTCGACGAAGGTGTCGGCCAGTTCGTTGCGCCAGACGAAGGAGCTCCACAGCGGGTGGTCGATCTCGCGGAACTTGCCGACCAGCAGCCACTTCATCACCGTCGCCGTCAGCGCGGCGACGATCCCGGCGGCCAGCAGGGCCGGCCCGGCCAGCAGCGCGGCGACACCGAAGCCGAACGCCGACGCCGTCCACAGCAGGCCGAAGGCGACGACGACGGTCAGCGCGACGCCGCACATGACCGGGATGATCCGGCACAGCTCCACCAGCGCCCGCGCCGCCTTGAGGTGCAGCGCCGGGGTGTAGGTGCGGCTCGTGTCGGCCTCGCCGACCGCGCGGCGGACCGGCAGCGGCGGCATGCCGAGGTACGACGAGCCCTTCTTCGCCTTCAGCGGCGTCGACGACAGGACGCCGACGAGGCCGCGCTTCGGCACCGAACGGCCGGGCGCGGTCATCCCCGAGTTGCCGAGGAAGGCCTGCTTGCCGATCCGCGCCGGGGCGACGTGCAGCCAGCCGTGGCCGAGCTCGTAGGTGGCGACCATCGTGTCGTCGGCCAGGAACGCGCCGCTGTCGACCTTGGTCATCTTCGGCAGCGCCAGCACGGTCGACGCCTCGACGTTGCGGCCCACCTTCGCGCCGAGCAGCCGCAGCCACACCGGCGTGAACAGGCTGGCGTACAGCGGGAACAGGCCTTCGCGGGCCATGCTCATCAGCCGCTCGGTGGCCCAGACCTGCCAGGCGACGCGGCCGTGCACCGGGTGGTAGCCCTCGACCATGCCGATGCTCAGCGACCGGACCCCGGCCAGCACGAGCAGCATGTACGCGGCGAAGTACGCCACGGTCGCGACCGGGACGAAGATCATCGCGCGGGTGAAGGCATCCAGCAACGTCGGGGCGCCGGCGATCCCGTAGCCGAGCACGGCGACCCCGGCCAGCGCGGCCACGCCGGGCAGGAAGCCCAGCGCCAGGGAGGTCGCGCCGTAGACGGCAGCCCAGAAGTGCGACCGCGGCGGGCGGCTCGACGGCCACTTCAGCGCGTCGCGCTCGTCCTTGCCGACGCGGGTGGCGGGCGAACCGGCCCAGCGCTGCCCGGCCGGGACGGCGCCGCGGACGGTCGAGCCGGCCGCGATCTCCGCGCCCTTGCCGATGCGGACACCCGGGAACAGCGTGCTGCGCGCGCCGATGCGGGCTTCCGCGCCCACGCGGACCTTGCCGATGTGCACGACGTCGCCGTCGACCCAGTGGCCGGACAGGTCGACCTCGGGCTCGATCGCGGCGCCGCGGCCCAGCTTGAGGAAGCCGGTGACCGGCGGCGGCGAGTGCAGGTCGACACCCTTGCCGATCCGCGCGCCGAGCGCCTTCGCGTACGTCGTCATCCAGGACGCGCCGGCCACGCTGTCCGCACCGGAGAACTCGGCGAGCTTCTCGGCCGTCCACAGTCGCAAGTGGACACTGCCGCCGCGCGGGTAGGTGCCCGGACGCACACCTGAGAGCAGCACGCGCGCGCCACCGGCGGCGATCGCGATCCGGCCCGCCGGGCTGAACAGCACCATCCAGGCCAGGCCGATCCAGGCCCAGCCCAGCGTCGGCGCCCAGGCGAACCCAAGCAGGGACAGCACGTTCGACAGCGCGGCGGCGAGCGTCGCCCAGCGCAGGCCGACCAGGCCCATCAGCGGAGCCATCAGCAGCGTCTGGATGACACCGGCGCGGCGTTTCGTCGGCGCGATGTCCCGGCGTTCGGTGGCCTGCCCGCTCAGCGCGTCCAGCATCGCGGCGAGCGCGCCCAGCTTGGGGTGGGCGTAGATGTCGGCGACCGACACCTGCGGGTGCCGGGTGCGGATGCGGGCGACCACCTGCGCGGCGGTCAGGCTGCCGCCGCCGTGGGTGAAGAAGTCGGCCTTCGGGCTGTCGACCGACACGCCGAGGATCTCGGCCCAGCCTTCGGCGAGCCACGTCTCGGTCGGGGTCAGCCCGGACGCCTCCACTGTGGACAGTGGCCACGGGAGGGCGTTGCGGTCGACCTTGCCGGAGGTGCGCGTCGGCAGGTCGTCGACGACGGCGAGCAGCGGCACGAGCGCGGCGGGCAGCTGCTCACGCAGGCGCGTCGCGGCCTGGTCATGGTCGAAGCCCTCGCCCGAAGGGACGACGTACCCGACGAGGACCTGGTTGCCGGCCTTCGTGCGGCGGATCGCGGCGGCCGCGCCCTGCACGCCCGGCAGGGCCTGCAGCGCGGCGTCGACCTCGCCCAGCTCGATGCGGCGGCCGCCGAGCTTGACCTGCTCGTCGAGGCGGCCGAGGAACAGCAGGCCTTCCTCTTCGGCGCGGACCATGTCGCCGGAGCGGTAGGCGCGCTGCCAGCCCAGCGACGGCAGCGGCGCGAACTTCTCGGCGTCCTTGGCCGCGTCGAGGTAGCGGGCCAGGCCGACGCCGCCGATGACCAGCTCGCCGGTCTCGCCCATGGCGACCGGCTCGCCCTCGTCGTTGACCACGGCCAGCTGCCATCCGACGAGCGGCAGGCCGATGCGGACCGGGCCTTCGCCGGTCAGCTGCGCGGCGCAGGCGACGACGGTGGCTTCGGTCGGGCCGTAGGTGTTCCAGACTTCGCGGCCTTCGACGGCGACGCGCTCGGCCAGCTCCGGCGGGCAGGCCTCGCCGCCGAAGATGAGCAAACGGACGTCTTCCAGGGCGTCGGCGGGCCACAGCGCGGCCAGCGTCGGCACGGTGGAGACGACGGTGATGCGCTGCGCGACCAGCCACGGGCCGAGGTCGACGCCGGTGCGGACCAGCGCGCGGGGCGCGGGCACCAGGCAGGCGCCGTGGCGCCAGGCCAGCCACATCTCTTCGCAGGAGGCGTCGAAGGCGACGCTCAGCCCGGCCAGGACGCGGTCGCCGGGGCCGATGGGCTCGTCGGTGAGGAAGAGCTCGGCTTCGGCGTCGACGAAGGCGGCGGCACTCGCGTGGGTGACCGCGACACCCTTGGGCTTGCCGGTCGAGCCGGAGGTGAAGATGATCCACGCGTCGTCGGCCGGGCCGGGACGGCCTTCGCGGCCACCGGGCGTGGAGTGGACGTTGATCTTGCCGTCGGTGGCGACCGCCGCGACCTGGGCCTCTTCGAAGACCAGCTCGGCGCGCTCGTCCGGGTCGTCGGCGTCGACCGGCACGTACGCGGCCCCGACGGACAGGGTGGCGAGGATGGCGATGTACAGCTCGGCGGTGCCGGAGGAGATCCGGATGCCGACGCGGTCGCCGAGGCCGACGCCGTAGCCGCGGAGGCGGCGCCCGTAGCCGTCGATCTCGTCGAGCAGCCGGCGGTAGGTGAGGGTGGTGGTGCCGTCGTCGATCGCGGCGGCGTTCGGGTGCCGCTCGGCGGTGGCGGCGAGGACGTCGAGGAGGGTGCGCTCACCGGCGCCCAGGCCGGACCAGAACAGCGCGCGGTCGGCGACCGGGGCGAGCGTGACTTCGGGCGTGGCACCCGTGGGTTCGATCGTGACGGTCATCAGGCGTGCACCTCGACCGTGCCGAAGACGTGCAGGGACGAACCATGGGCGCGCAAGCCCACCACTCACCTTTCGGGAGCCTCAACCGGGCTAGCTCTCCGGTTGAGGCGCCCGCAACGACCTTCCACCATACCCGCGGATCACCAAAAGATATCCACAGGGTCACGCTCGCGTGTCGGACCTCACGATCATCGCCGTGACCAGCGTGATCCAGCTCGCACCTCGCGTGATTGAAGCCGGAACTCGCGTGATTGGGGCCGTAACTCGCCAGTTCCGGCCCCAATCACGCGAGTTACGTCCCTGATCACGCGAGTTACGGGGAATCGCTCACCGGGTCCGGGCGGCCTTCCCGCCGACCTTCGGCTTCGCCTTCTTCTCCCGGACCCGGACGTTCACCCGGACGGGGCTGCCGGTGAAGCCGAACTGCTCGCGGAACTTGCGCTCGATGAACCGGCGGTAACCCGCCTCGAGGAAGCCCGTGGTGAACAGCACCAGCGTCGGCGGGCGGATGCCGGCCTGGGTCGCGAACAGGACCTTCGGCTGCTTGCCCGAGCGGACCGGCGGCGGGGTGGCCGCGATCAGGTCGGACAGCCACGCGTTGAGCTGGCCGGTCGGCACTCGCTGGTCCCACGACTTCAACGCCGTCCGCAGGGCCGGCGCG belongs to Amycolatopsis tolypomycina and includes:
- a CDS encoding glycosyl hydrolase family 95 catalytic domain-containing protein; the protein is MDITRRTVLGGALAGLATAGLTPASAEAGGDDFGWAGFLGTADLVWRRLPKTWYEGPFLGNGFLGSGIYAEPGRNAIRFNVQHSQVQDHRPEFGSLFGLARLPIGYFTLEPVGAITAVDWRLDLWNAELSGTITTAAGSLSLRAIVHTGQSLLAVEVRPSEGERGFAWVFHPAVAVSPRADPVWNKPPPAGYTANPPVQLSTSGDTRLAVQPLLAGGEHVTAWREVTRGATRTLYTSVAWSHPEKTAVTRALGTVRAREFAALTPDHRRWWHGYYRQSFLSIPDTRLQSFYWIQLYKVASAARREAPVMATSGPWLENTPWPATWWNLNVQLEYWLIHGSNHLELDAVSYALDKYRANLTSQVASPYQPDSAGIPRTTDMTLLNGVSNTTSGFPVGIPGQDTPTPEVGNLTWALHNVWLSYRHTMDRKLLQGTLVPLLRKAINYYLHFLAPGPDGKLHLPPTFSPEYGVNAPDCNYDLALIRWGCKTLLQHAPGDPLAPRWRNVLASLVDYPADGNGYMIGAGVPFAKSHRHYSHLLQIYPLYDVTWEQPEHRAIIETSLNHWVGFEGALQGYTFTGAASISAQMLRGEQAAFYLGELQRRYIQPNTMYKESGPVIETPLSAAKSLQDMLVQSWGGVLRLFPAVPAAWGDVALRDFRTEGAFLLSASRAGGKTRWLKVHSEAGAPCVLRPGIDGELAVTDARGRARRWRRLAGGDVQVELGCGEDAFVYRKGDRPDFGVRPVAPGGASVPWGLP
- a CDS encoding glycosyl hydrolase family 95 catalytic domain-containing protein; the encoded protein is MDSVSRRTVLRSASVLAGAAAFGGLWSQAAPPALANAKPHREVAQDARMLWRRLPKSWRDGPFLANGYLGVQVYAGKTPETLKFMLSHTQVQDQRIQWEAGIGLSRLPIGYLTLTLAGAITAVDWTLDLYNAELGGTITTTQGSVAFSAVVHNDLGVLLVSLTPSAGETQAAWGFQPLESATTRTVRKPPEYVANPAPETGDGYCAQPMLAGGGYTTAWQERAIGTRRLFAATVAYSFPGTTHTSDARNAVRKALATNPDALLARHRRWWNDYHRRSFVSVPDKQVQRFYWIQLYKIAAATRADGPVVSEWGPWFPEVGNSWTAVWWNLNVQVTYPIVNSTNHPELDAVTETFRRDHANLEVSVPPAYRDGDTYALSHPGDWRLRPGGTRSVGVPGTTSKTDQTGNLLWGLHNVWLAYRHHMDKRVLRDVLYPTLAKALNFYRHFLFTGPDGALHLPLTRSPEYADAPDCTYDLSLIRWAARTLVDTARILRLDEPRVPIWREISAKLVPYHEDPANGVLIGDGVPLAASHRHFSHLLWLYPLREKVWDAPGDRDVMTRTFTHWAADQTAWHGYSYAAASSMNSVMDAPEEALRYLKFFLDRNVVADTELTANTMYREGSNFAIESPITAAQSVVDMLMQGSGGVLKVFPSVSATWRDASIAGLRAEGAFLVDASRRGGTTEFVRVHSEAGEPLLLQHGVAGDVDVRDEHGRRLPWRAAGPGRIAIGLRRGGTAVVTPRGGRADFALRDVPALGPAPAWGLPS
- a CDS encoding M1 family metallopeptidase, which produces MISKAPAPGADTSGDPYLPAHGNGGYRTRHYDLTLDYKVAPNRLSASAVITAEATQALSRVSLDFGEFRINRVLVDGKAAKYLKRGVKLHVKPAKSIPAGAAFTVEVHYVGNPRPVGSRWGDVGWDELTDGALVASQPVGAPSWFPCNDHPSDKAAYRVSVTTASPYLVAVTGTLVERSTSASTTRWVFERPEPTATYLMSVQIGRYDDIELTGRGWGSPTGLGSRLLSLGFGQGRVESVTPTVPQHAAVPPRLRRAFERDFGRQGRMMEFLQRLFGPYPFAEYAIVVTDDDLDDPIEAQGMAIFGANHVDGRRTHERLVLHELAHQWFGNSLTVADWRHIWLNEGFATYAEWLWSEEIGGPSASALAASWHARIKAKPADVRIADPGVARMFDERVYKRGGLTLHALRAELGDRAFFALLKSWAGEHRHGLVTTDLFVAAAEVQAGRPLGAFFTRWLHTPALPPLP
- a CDS encoding Pls/PosA family non-ribosomal peptide synthetase; protein product: MTVTIEPTGATPEVTLAPVADRALFWSGLGAGERTLLDVLAATAERHPNAAAIDDGTTTLTYRRLLDEIDGYGRRLRGYGVGLGDRVGIRISSGTAELYIAILATLSVGAAYVPVDADDPDERAELVFEEAQVAAVATDGKINVHSTPGGREGRPGPADDAWIIFTSGSTGKPKGVAVTHASAAAFVDAEAELFLTDEPIGPGDRVLAGLSVAFDASCEEMWLAWRHGACLVPAPRALVRTGVDLGPWLVAQRITVVSTVPTLAALWPADALEDVRLLIFGGEACPPELAERVAVEGREVWNTYGPTEATVVACAAQLTGEGPVRIGLPLVGWQLAVVNDEGEPVAMGETGELVIGGVGLARYLDAAKDAEKFAPLPSLGWQRAYRSGDMVRAEEEGLLFLGRLDEQVKLGGRRIELGEVDAALQALPGVQGAAAAIRRTKAGNQVLVGYVVPSGEGFDHDQAATRLREQLPAALVPLLAVVDDLPTRTSGKVDRNALPWPLSTVEASGLTPTETWLAEGWAEILGVSVDSPKADFFTHGGGSLTAAQVVARIRTRHPQVSVADIYAHPKLGALAAMLDALSGQATERRDIAPTKRRAGVIQTLLMAPLMGLVGLRWATLAAALSNVLSLLGFAWAPTLGWAWIGLAWMVLFSPAGRIAIAAGGARVLLSGVRPGTYPRGGSVHLRLWTAEKLAEFSGADSVAGASWMTTYAKALGARIGKGVDLHSPPPVTGFLKLGRGAAIEPEVDLSGHWVDGDVVHIGKVRVGAEARIGARSTLFPGVRIGKGAEIAAGSTVRGAVPAGQRWAGSPATRVGKDERDALKWPSSRPPRSHFWAAVYGATSLALGFLPGVAALAGVAVLGYGIAGAPTLLDAFTRAMIFVPVATVAYFAAYMLLVLAGVRSLSIGMVEGYHPVHGRVAWQVWATERLMSMAREGLFPLYASLFTPVWLRLLGAKVGRNVEASTVLALPKMTKVDSGAFLADDTMVATYELGHGWLHVAPARIGKQAFLGNSGMTAPGRSVPKRGLVGVLSSTPLKAKKGSSYLGMPPLPVRRAVGEADTSRTYTPALHLKAARALVELCRIIPVMCGVALTVVVAFGLLWTASAFGFGVAALLAGPALLAAGIVAALTATVMKWLLVGKFREIDHPLWSSFVWRNELADTFVEALAVPWLIGSIGGTPLLTAWLRTMGVKIGRGVWLETYWLPEADLVSLGDGATINRGCVVQTHLFHDRIMSMSRVTLGEGATLGPHGIVLPGAGIGARTTVGPGSLVTRGDEVPADTRWLGNPISAWPGK